Proteins found in one Triticum aestivum cultivar Chinese Spring chromosome 4D, IWGSC CS RefSeq v2.1, whole genome shotgun sequence genomic segment:
- the LOC123097535 gene encoding putative potassium transporter 8: MDLEFGRGMRSPQRDSWKTTMVLAYQSLGVVYGDLSISPLYVFKSTFAEDIQHSDTNEEIFGVLSFVFWTLTLIPLIKYVSIVLRAHDNGEGGTFALYSLICRHANVSLLPNRQIADEELSTYKLERNPETVDKTRVKVWLEKHKNLHTALLIMVLIGTCMVIGDGVLTPAISVFSAVSGLEFSLSKDHHEYAVIPITCVILAFLFALQHFGTHRVGFIFAPIVLAWLLCMSALGLYNIIHWNPHVYQALNPYYMFKFLKKTRKYGWMSLGGILLCMTGSEAMFADLGHFSYSAIQLAFTSLVYPALILAYMGQAAYLSKHHDFYSNSQVGFYIAVPDKVRWPVLVLAILASVVGSQAIISGTFSIINQSQSLSCFPRVKVVHTSEKIHGQIYIPEINWLLMILCIAVTVGFRDTKHMGNASGLAVITVMLVTTFLTSLVIMVCWHKPPLLALGFLLFFGSVEALYFSASLIKFLEGAWLPILLALILMAVMLVWHITTIKKYEFDLQNKVTLEWLLALGDKLGMVRVPGIGLVYTDLTSGVPANFSRFVTNLPAFHKVLVFVCVKSVPVPYVFPAERYLVGRVGPPGHRSYRCIVRYGYRDVHQDVDSFETELIESLAMFIKLNASYRCSEVSQSEQLEEWEPGLTVIGSNTLRDHASYDLQDSVQHSAASVEVADSPGGTGLEYNSSKQVRFFIDSLVVSPEADKQVAEELEALAAAREAGTAFILGHSHVQCKPGSSVVKKLTVVGYNFLRRNCRGPDVVLRVPPASLLEVGMVYVL, translated from the exons ATGGATCTTGAGTTCGGGAGGGGCATGAGATCCCCGCAg AGGGACTCATGGAAGACGACCATGGTCCTGGCATACCAGAGCCTGGGGGTGGTGTACGGGGACCTCAGCATCTCCCCCCTCTACGTCTTCAAGAGCACCTTCGCCGAGGACATCCAGCACTCGGACACCAACGAGGAGATCTTCGGCGTCCTCTCCTTCGTCTTCTGGACGCTCACCCTCATCCCTCTCATCAAGTACGTCTCCATTGTCCTTCGAGCCCACGACAATGGCGAGG GAGGGACGTTCGCCCTCTACTCGCTGATTTGCCGGCACGCCAATGTGAGCCTCCTGCCCAACAGGCAGATTGCGGACGAGGAGCTCTCCACCTACAAGCTGGAGCGCAACCCTGAGACCGTGGACAAGACCCGCGTCAAGGTGTGGCTGGAGAAGCACAAGAACCTGCACACCGCCCTCCTCATCATGGTTCTCATTGGCACCTGCATGGTCATTGGGGACGGTGTCCTCACGCCGGCTATATCTG TGTTCTCAGCTGTGTCAGGCCTTGAGTTCTCCTTGTCCAAAGATCACCATGAAT ATGCCGTCATTCCAATAACATGCGTCATATTAGCATTTCTGTTTGCCCTCCAGCATTTTGGCACACATCGAGTTGGATTTATCTTTGCCCCGATAGTTCTAGCCTGGCTACTCTGCATGAGTGCTCTTGGCCTTTATAATATCATACATTGGAATCCTCATGTCTATCAAGCTCTGAATCCCTATTACATGTTCAAGTTCctaaagaagactaggaaatatgGCTGGATGTCACTCGGTGGAATTTTGCTCTGCATGACAG GATCTGAAGCAATGTTCGCCGATCTTGGACACTTCTCATACAGCGCAATCCAG CTTGCTTTCACTTCTTTGGTTTACCCCGCGTTGATTCTGGCATACATGGGTCAGGCAGCTTACTTATCAAAACATCATGACTTTTACTCAAACTCTCAAGTTGGATTTTACATAGCAGTTCCAG ATAAGGTGAGATGGCCTGTTCTTGTACTGGCTATTCTGGCTTCAGTTGTTGGAAGCCAAGCAATCATCAGCGGAACATTCTCAATAATCAATCAGAGTCAGTCCCTAAGCTGCTTCCCTCGGGTAAAAGTTGTACACACATCTGAGAAAATTCATGGGCAGATATACATCCCTGAGATCAACTGGCTACTCATGATCCTCTGCATTGCCGTGACTGTTGGATTCAGAGACACTAAGCACATGGGAAACGCATCCG GACTAGCAGTGATCACCGTGATGCTGGTTACCACATTCCTGACATCCCTTGTGATCATGGTGTGCTGGCACAAGCCACCCCTGCTGGCCCTGGgcttcctcctcttcttcggctCCGTGGAGGCGCTCTACTTCTCGGCGTCGCTCATCAAGTTCCTGGAGGGCGCCTGGCTCCCTATACTCCTGGCCCTCATCCTCATGGCCGTCATGCTCGTGTGGCACATCACCACCATCAAGAAGTACGAGTTCGACCTGCAGAACAAGGTGACCCTGGAGTGGCTTCTGGCCCTGGGTGACAAGCTCGGCATGGTCCGTGTGCCGGGCATTGGCCTCGTCTACACCGACCTGACGTCGGGCGTCCCTGCCAACTTCTCCCGCTTCGTCACCAACCTCCCGGCGTTCCATAAGGTCCTGGTCTTCGTGTGCGTCAAGTCGGTCCCGGTGCCGTACGTGTTCCCCGCCGAGCGCTATCTCGTCGGCCGAGTGGGTCCGCCGGGCCACCGGTCGTACCGGTGCATCGTGCGGTACGGCTACCGTGATGTTCACCAGGACGTGGACTCGTTCGAGACGGAGCTCATCGAGAGCCTGGCCATGTTCATCAAGCTCAACGCCTCCTACCGGTGCAGCGAGGTCAGCCAGAGCGAGCAGCTGGAGGAGTGGGAGCCGGGGCTGACCGTCATCGGAAGCAACACGCTCCGTGATCACGCGAGCTACGACTTGCAGGACAGTGTCCAGCACTCGGCCGCGTCCGTCGAGGTCGCCGACAGCCCCGGCGGCACGGGCTTGGAGTACAACTCGTCCAAGCAGGTGAGGTTCTTCATAGACAGCCTGGTGGTGAGCCCCGAGGCGGACAAGCAGGTGGCGGAGGAGCTGGaggcgctggcggcggcgagggaggccggcactGCCTTCATCTTGGGGCACTCGCACGTGCAGTGCAAGCCTGGCTCCTCGGTGGTGAAGAAGCTGACGGTGGTCGGGTACAACTTCCTCCGGCGCAACTGCCGTGGCCCGGACGTGGTGCTGCGGGTGCCGCCGGCGTCGCTCCTGGAGGTCGGCATGGTCTATGTTCTATAA